In Harpia harpyja isolate bHarHar1 chromosome 18, bHarHar1 primary haplotype, whole genome shotgun sequence, a single genomic region encodes these proteins:
- the YIPF6 gene encoding protein YIPF6 isoform X2 yields the protein MMRDLKAVGKKFVHVMYPKKSSALLRDWDLWGPLVLCVSLALMLQGGSADSKDDGGPQFAEVFVIIWFGAVVITLNSKLLGGTISFFQSLCVLGYCVLPLTVAMLVCRLVLLAGSGTVSFIIRLIVVVAMFGWSTLASTAFLADSQPPNRKALVVYPIFLFYFVISWMILTFTPQ from the exons ATG ATGAGAGATCTGAAGGCCGTTGGGAAGAAATTTGTCCATGTCATGTATCCAAAGAAGAGTAGTGCGCTCCTGAGAGACT GGGATCTGTGGGGCCCTTTGGTGCTTTGTGTCTCGCTTGCACT GATGCTTCAAGGTGGATCAGCAGATAGTAAAGACGATGGAGGGCCCCAGTTTGCTGAGGTCTTTGTCATCATCTGGTTTGGTGCAGTTGTCATCACACTAAATTCAAAGCTTCTTGGAGGAACTAT ATCCTTTTTTCAGAGCCTGTGCGTTCTGGGTTACTGTGTCCTGCCCCTGACAGTAGCGATGCTGGTGTGCAGGCTGGTACTGCTGGCAGGTTCTGGAACTGTCAGCTTCATTATACGTCTTATTGTAGTAGTAGCTATGTTTGGTTGGTCAACGTTAG cATCTACAGCTTTCCTGGCAGACAGTCAACCTCCAAACCGCAAAGCTCTTGTTGTGTACCCCATCTTCCTCTTCTACTTTGTTATCAGCTGGATGATTCTCACCTTTACACCTCAGTGA
- the YIPF6 gene encoding protein YIPF6 isoform X1: MAAAEGSGGGGPLFAGLADVSISEDIPVEGEITVPVGSRSPDEDYSTLDEPVRDTIMRDLKAVGKKFVHVMYPKKSSALLRDWDLWGPLVLCVSLALMLQGGSADSKDDGGPQFAEVFVIIWFGAVVITLNSKLLGGTISFFQSLCVLGYCVLPLTVAMLVCRLVLLAGSGTVSFIIRLIVVVAMFGWSTLASTAFLADSQPPNRKALVVYPIFLFYFVISWMILTFTPQ, from the exons atggcggcggcggaggggagcggcggcggcgggccgttG ttTGCAGGTCTCGCAGATGTGTCAATATCTGAAGATATTCCAGTGGAAGGGGAGATTACTGTTCCTGTCGGATCTCGCTCTCCTGATGAAGACTACTCCACACTGGATGAGCCTGTTAGGGACACTATT ATGAGAGATCTGAAGGCCGTTGGGAAGAAATTTGTCCATGTCATGTATCCAAAGAAGAGTAGTGCGCTCCTGAGAGACT GGGATCTGTGGGGCCCTTTGGTGCTTTGTGTCTCGCTTGCACT GATGCTTCAAGGTGGATCAGCAGATAGTAAAGACGATGGAGGGCCCCAGTTTGCTGAGGTCTTTGTCATCATCTGGTTTGGTGCAGTTGTCATCACACTAAATTCAAAGCTTCTTGGAGGAACTAT ATCCTTTTTTCAGAGCCTGTGCGTTCTGGGTTACTGTGTCCTGCCCCTGACAGTAGCGATGCTGGTGTGCAGGCTGGTACTGCTGGCAGGTTCTGGAACTGTCAGCTTCATTATACGTCTTATTGTAGTAGTAGCTATGTTTGGTTGGTCAACGTTAG cATCTACAGCTTTCCTGGCAGACAGTCAACCTCCAAACCGCAAAGCTCTTGTTGTGTACCCCATCTTCCTCTTCTACTTTGTTATCAGCTGGATGATTCTCACCTTTACACCTCAGTGA